In Nocardioides bizhenqiangii, the DNA window GGTCGTCGTGGGAGCTGTGCACGCCCCGCTCGGCCAGCAGGTCGGCACCCAACAGGGCTTGCACCGGATCCTGGCCGCTCACGGCCGCGACCACGGCGGTCACCCGCAACAGCCGGGCCAACCCGTTCTCCCGGGCGAGCACCCAGCAGACCTGACCAGCCTCGCCGCCCACCGGCAGGTGGGCGACGATGCTCTGCCAGCGGCCGTCTCGCGCCAGCCGCTCGAGAGTGGGCAGGACGTCCTCCCGGATTGCGCAGCTGACGCAGGCGTGCTCGAGGGTGATCTCGTGCTGCTCCAGCACCCCTGTGAGGTCGCTGACGGTCCGGGTGAGGACCTGCCGTTCGACGTCGATGTGATGGCGGACGGCGACCGCTCCGGGCAGGCCGAACTGCAGACCAACCATCGTCGTCGCCATCGCGTCGGGATCGACACCCGTGACCAACACGACCGGAGTCTGCATGTGGCGGACCTCTCTGGATAGGATGAGAACGATTCTCAACTCTACAGCCAGAGAGGCAGTGGTGACGCGTGGGCCACGGACACGCACATCGAGCCCCTGCGGGCGTCGACGAGGCGGTCGAGGTGGGTGGTCCGGGACGGACCGCGCTGCTGGTCGCCCTGGGGATGGCGGCGGTGGCCACCGTCGTCGGGCTGGTCGTCTGGTGGCCGTCCGGCGACGCCTCGGAGGTCGAGTCCGCGCAGTACGCCGCCGACGGCGTGACCTTCCCGGTCGGCGAGGTGCGCGACGTCGGTGAGCCGTGCCCGTTCGACGAGGCGCCCCCGGAGGGCTGCGGGCTGGTGACGGTCGAGGTCGACGGCCGCGACGTCGACGTCCAGGTGCCGCCGGAGGTCATCAACGCCGGCCTCGCCCGCGGTGACTCGGTCGAGCTTCTGAAGACTCCGGCCGCTGACGGGGCGGAGTCGACGTACTCCTACTTCGCCACGGACCGGGACGGCACGCTGGTCTGGCTGCTGCTCCTCTTCCTCGTCGTCGTGCTCGCGATCGCGCGCTGGCGCGGTCTCTTCGCCCTGATCGGCCTCGCCTTCGGTGCGGCAGTGGTGTGGTGGTTCCTGCTGCCCGCGCTGCTGGACGGCGCCTCGGGCGTCGGCGTGGCGCTCACCGGTGCGTCGGCCATCATGTTCGTGGTCCTCTACATGACGCACGGACTGTCCATGCGGACGAGCACAGCGCTCGCCGGGACCCTGGTCGGCATCGCGATCACCGGGTTGCTGTCCGTGGTCGCCGTCGCCGACGCGCGGCTGACCGGCATCTCCGACGACGCCGGCGGCGTGCTGCGGGCCTACGGCGACGGCCTCGACTTCCCGTCCCTGCTGGGCTGCGCCCTGGTGATCGCGGGGCTCGGCGTGCTCAACGACGTCACGATCACGCAGGCGTCGGCGGTCTGGGAGCTGCGCGCGGCGTCACCCCAGGCCTCGCGATGGGAGATCTACGCCGGCGCGATGCGGATCGGGCGCGACCACATCGCGTCCACGATCTACACGATCGTCTTCGCCTACGTCGGGACGGCGCTGCTGGTGCTGATGCTGCTCAGCATCTACGACCGTTCGCTCCTCGAGCTCCGCTCGACCGAGCAGCTCGCGGAGGAGATCGTGCGCACCCTGGTCACGTCGATCGGGCTGGTGCTCGCGGTGCCGGCGACGACCGCGCTGGGCGTCCTCATCGTGGCACCCACGCGACCTGGAGCACCACCGTCCCCCGGTCACGAGTGACCAGCCGCGCCCGACCCGGCGCGGCCGGCGTCGGCCGCACCGTCCCGACGAGCGGGCCCTCCTCCCGGCTGCCGCTGAGCAGCACGCCGGGCACGGCCAGGTCGCGCAGCGACTGGATCACCGGTTCGTAGAGCGCGCGGGCGGCTCCGCCACTGCGACGGGCCACGACCAGGTGCAGGCCGACGTCGGCGGCCTGGGCGAGCAGCGGCTGGAGCGCGGCGACGGGGGAGCCCTGCGGCGTCGCGACCAGGTCGTAGTCGTCGACGACGACGAACACCTCCGCCCCGCTCCACCACGACCGCCCGCGCAGCTGGTCGGGCGTGACGTCGGGTCCGGGGAGCCGCGTGCGGAGGTAGGACGCCAGCTCCTCCAGCGCGGGCCGGGCCTGGTCGGCGGAGGTCAGGTAGTGCAGCAGCTGCCGGTCGGGCACCTCGCCGAGCAGGGAGCGGCGGTAGTCGACGAGGACCACCTGGGCCTGCGCGGGCGTGCGGGTGCGGACCACCTCGTGCAGGTAGGTCCGCAGCAGCCCGCTCTTGCCGGACCGGCCGTCGCCGAACACCAGCAGGTGCGGTTCGACCCCGGGATCGAGCGCGACCGGCGCCAGCCGTGCCTCGTCGATGCCGAGCAGCAACCCGGGTACGTCGGCGCCGGCCTGGCGTCGGACGACGTCGAGGCCGACCGTGCTGGGCAGCAACCGCAGCGGCGCCGCCTCCTGGCCGGGCCATGCGGCCCGCGCCGCCGCGACCAGCCGCTCGTCCTCGGGTGGGAGCGCGGCCAGGAAGTGCAGCGGACCCGGCACCAGTCCGCGGCCGGGACGGTCGGTCGGCACCGCCGCCGCGACCCGACGGTCCACCTCCGAGTCGACCGGATCTCCGAGCCGCAGCTCGAGCCGGGTGCCGAGCTGGTCACGGAGCGCGGCCCTGAAGTCCGACCACCGGGCGCTGGCCGCCACCAGGTGGATGCCCAGGCCGAGCCCGCGCTGCGCCAGCTGTTGGAGCGTGGGCTCGAGGTCGTCGAACTCGGCGCGCAACGTGCCCCAGCCGTCGACGCAGAGGAAGACGTCGCCGCGTCCGTCGTCGACGTCGCCCGCGTCGCGGTCGTCGGCGATGGCCTGGACCTCGGCCACGATCCGGCGTACGACGTCGCGGTCTTTGCGCCCGGCAATGCCGGACACGTGCGGGAGACCGGCCAGGGAGCCGAAGCCGCCGCCGCCCAGGTCGAGCACGTACCACTGCGTCTGCCTCGGGCTGCCCGAGAGCGCCGCCGCTGCCAGGATGGTGCGCAGCAGCGTGCTCTTGCCGCTCCGGGGACCGCCGACCACCGCCACGTGGCCACCGGCCCCGGTCAGGTCGAGCACCAGTGGGTCGCGGCGCTGCTCCCGCGGGCGGTCCACGATCCCGACCGCGATCCGGAGCGGGCCGGCCGCCGCCGGGGCGAGCTGCTCGAGCCGTGGAGGCTCGGCGAGCGGCGGCAGCCAGACCCGGTGCGCGGCGGGGCCGAGACCACGCATCCGGGCCACCGCGAGGTCGAGGATCGACGGCCCGTCCTGCCGATCCGCGACGTGGGTCGTCGGCGCAGGTGAGGCCGCGCGCACCTCGCGGGCCACGAACGGCAGCACCAGCGGTCCACGGCGGTCGGGGCGCCGTCGTACGGCGCGGCCGACAGGTGGTCCGGAGACGTACGCCGCCTGGAACCGGGTCAGCGTCGCCGGGCCCTGCTTGAGGTAGCCGAGACCGGGGACGGACGGCAGCTCGTAGGCGTCGGGCACGCCGAGGACGGTGCGGGACTCCTGCGCGCTGAAGGTGCGCAGGCCGACGCGGTAGGAGAGGTGCGACTCGAGCCCACGCAGCCGGCCCTCCTCGAGCCGCTGGGAGGCGAGCAGCAGGTGCAGCCCGAGCGAGCGGCCGACGCGCCCGATCGCGACGAACAGCTCGGTGAGCTCCGGTTTCGCCGCCAGCAGCTCGGAGAACTCGTCGACCACGACGAGCAGCGAGGGCAGCGGCGGCAGGTCCGCCCCCTGTTCCCGGGCGCGCGCGTGGTCGCGCATCGACGCAAGATTGCCCGCGCTGCGCAGGACCTCCTGACGGCGCACCATCTCGCCCGCGAGGGCGTCGTGCATCCGGTCGACGAGGGCGAGCTCGCCCGCCAGGTTGGTGATCACGGCCGAGACGTGCGGCAGGTCCGCCATGCCGGCGAACGTCGCGCCGCCCTTGAAGTCGACGAGCACCAGGTTGAGCTGCTCGGGCGGGTGGGTCATCGCCAGCCCGAGCACGAGCGTGCGGAGGAACTCCGACTTGCCGCTCCCCGTCGCGCCGACGACCAGCCCGTGCGGGCCCATGCCCTGCTGTGCCGATTCCTTGAGGTCGAGGTACACCTTGGTCCCTGAGCCTGTCGAAGGGTCGGGGCCGACACCGACCGGCACCCGCATCCGGTCGCGGGCGGGTCGCGGACGCCAGCCGGTCGCCGGGTCGAACGCGTCGATGCCGTCGATCCCCAGCAGCTCGGGGAGCCCGGCGGGCGCTGCCGGTGCAGCGTCTCCCGCGTCGGCGGGGACCTGTCGGGGCAGCAGGCGGCGCGCCACCGCTTCCGCCGTCGCCGCGTCGCACTGGTCGGCTCGGACCTCGCCCGCGCCCGGGACGTCGATCCGCAGGGTGCCCGCCGCCGGCGGGTCGTCCGCGGCGCCGACCTCGATGACGGTGGCGCCGCGCTGCCCGCGCACCGGACTGCCCGGCTCGGCGCCGTCGACCAGGAGCAGCAGGTGGGCGGTGCCGGGGAGGTCGGAGAGGACCTCGGTCAGGGCCGCAGGAGAGGAGCTGACCAACCGGACCGGACCGACCGCGTCGGATCGTGCCGCGCTCTGCGCGTGCGGGAGCCACTTGACCCACTCCCACGCGTCGAGCGCGTCGTCGGCCGCGAGCACGGCCAGGGCGAGGTGGTCGGGTACGTGGAGGGTGGCGGCGGAGCAGACCAGGGCGCGGGCCAGGCCGCGGGCAGCCTCGTGCGGTCCCACGACCGCGATCCGGTGGTGCCGGCGGAGGTCGACGGTGACCGGGAGGTCGGGAATCGTCCGGTGGGCCTCGAGGAGTCGGCGCACGGCCGACACTGCTGCCGGATCGGCGTCGTCCGCGGACAGGTCGGCCGGTGCCGCGAGCTCGGCGGAGAGCGGCTGGGGAGCGACGCCGTACCTCACCTGCAGGAAGGCCGGATCGTCCGGCCGCCGCTCCCACACCCGGTCGCCCTCCGTCGCGACCGCGGGCAGCGCAGCCGGATCCGGGTGCAGCCAGAGCAGGGCCCGGCGCTGGCCATCGGCGGCGTCGCGGACGGCGACCCGCACGCCGGCCAGGTGACGCAGGTAGCTGCGCCGGGCGCTGGTCAGCCGGCGCCGGCGCTGTCCCCGTTGCCGGTCGAGCTGGATGCCGAGGTAGGCGACCGTCGTGAGGAGGAACAGTCCGGCCGCGACCACCCGGACCTCCGAGCTGCCGCCCCCGAGCGACGCGACCAGCATCACCGAGCCGAGGCTCCCGAGCATGGGGATCGCGGTCATCGCCACACCGCCGGCGCCCTCGGCAGCTGGCAGCCGCGGCGGCTCCTCGAGCGGGATCCGGCCCGAGGGCAGGTCGGGAGGCACCGTCATGCCGGGGAGTCAACCCGGCACGGGCGGCATACGGAACCACCGCCGCCGCTGCCTGTGGACAACGCCGACCCCCGGTTTCCCGCCGTCCGCGGCGAGGGCACATGCGGGTTCGTCGGCACCGCCCGGTGCCGCCCGCCGACCCGATTCGAAAGAGGAGCACCACCATGGCGCAGCCCGATGAGTTCGGCCAGGGAGACGGCACCCTGAGCCACGCGGCCGGTCTCGTGACCGATGCCCGGACCGACTTCACCTCCTACAGCGCCCGTCTCGACGGCCAGATCGCCGGGGTGCAGGGCCGGTGGGGTGGCCGCGGCGCGCAGGCCTTCTTCCTCCTCCACCAGGCGTGGACGGAGAAGCAGCGGACGATCGTCAACGCCCTCGACGACTTCGCCGCGTCGCTGACCTCGACCGAGCAGGACAACACCGCCACCGACGACGAGATCGGCGGGAGCTACGCCCAGCTCCGCAGCCGGCTCGGCTGACCCCCGAAGGAGAGACGAGATGGGCACCAACCTCGACGGCCTGCGCGTCCAGCACGGCGCGCTCGACCAGGCCGCTTCCGACATGTTCCAGACGGTCAAGGACATCGACGAGCGGATGAACCGGCTCGAGTCCGAGCTCGAGCCGCTGCGCAGCGAGTGGGCGGGCCACGCCCAGCTGGCCTACGTCCACGCCAAGGCGACGTGGGACCGCGCCATCCAGGAGATGCGCGACCTGCTGGACGAGAGCCACCGCACCGTCTACCAGTCCAACGCGGAGTACCAAGCGGTCGACCGCCGCGGCGCCGCGCGCTTCGAGTTCTGAGGCGGAGGCAGAGGCGGGGGCAGAGGCAGAAGTAGGGGCAGAGGTAGAGGCAGATGCCGGTCGCCGACGGACTGCTGCGGGTCACCGCCGTCGCCGGGGGACGGCGGAGCGACCTCGCTGTGCCGGGCGGGGTCGCCGTCGCCGAGCTGCTGCCCGACCTCGCCCGGGCGGTCGGGCTGCTCGACCCGGCCGCGGTCTACGCGGGCTACCGGGTCCACGCCCACGGTCGGAGGCTCCGACCCGACCGGGGGCTGCGCGAGCAGGGCGTCGAAGACGGCGCCCTGCTCGCCGTGGCCGTGGGGGCCGACGCTCCGGCGCCCGCCGTCCACGACGACCTCGCCGACGCGACCGCTGCCGCAGTGGAGCGGCAGCGAGCGTGGCGACCGGCCGAGACCCGTCGGACGACGCTGGTGGCCGGCCTGCTCGCCGTCGTCGTGGGTCTGATCGCGCTCGGGTGGGAGCTGGTGCCCCGGACGACGGCGGACGGGTCCCTTCCCGGTCCGCGGTTGGATCCGGGGGTGGTCGCGGCCGTCGTGCTCGCCCTGGTGGTGCTCGCCGGCCATGCGCTCCCGGCAGCGGCGGTCGCGCTCGGCGTCGCTCGGGCGGACTCAGTGCCGGTCGACCCCGACCGGTTGCAGGCGATGGTCGCGCGGTCGGCCCGGGTCCTCCTCATCGGCTCCGCGGCGGTCGGGGTCGTCGCCACGCTGGCCGTGCCGGTCGTCGTCGACGGCAGCGCCGGCGCGGTGCTCGCCGTCGACTGCTGCGTCGTGCTGCTGCTCCGCGCCCGCCGGCACCGCGCGGCGGCGCAGGTGGCGGTCGACGTAGGCGGGGGCCTGGCCGGGCTGTTCGCGGCCGTGGTCGCCTTGCTGGCGCGTCACCCCGAAGACAGGTCGGCGGTCGCCGCCGGCGTCCTCCTGCTCGGCGCTCTCAACTGCGCGCTGACCAGGCTGCCGGCGGTCCCGAGCGTGCTGCGCGCCCGGCTCCTCGACGTCCTCGAGGTGCTCGTCCTGGTCGCGCTGGCGCCGCTGTTGCTGGTCGCCACCGACGGCCTGGCCCGGATCCCGGAGATGTGACGTGGCCACCAACAAGGAGCTGCTCGAGGCTGCCGCGTTCCACCGGCGTCGCCTGGTCGCGACGTTCCTCCGAGGCTCGGCTGACGACGACCAGCCCGGTGTGCTGCGGACCGTGGTCGTCGGCGTGCTCCTGGCCGTGCTGGCGGTGACGGGTGACGTCGTTGCCGGCTGGCTCGGGGCAGGCTCAGTCGTCGGTGCAGTCGATCGGCGGGTCCGGCTGGTCGTGGGTCCAGGTGAGGCTGCTGTGCGACCTGACGACCCGCCAGCGCTGGACGTACCTGTTGTAGAGGCTGGCGCTCCGGATGTTCACGGTGTTCTCGTCACCCTTGGTCAGTGAACCGGTCGCCCAGTTGGCCGTCCCGGTCCACACGCCGGCGTACCTGCGGTTCGTGCCGTAGGTGCCCCGGATGGCGACGTTCTTCATGTGGGTGCGGGTGTTGACGCAGCCGTCGACGTCCGCGCTGTCCCACCGGCTGTCCCAGATCTCGAAGTTGTTCGAACGCGCAGCCTTCATCCGCCTCAGCAGGCCGCTGTCGACGGCACCGAAGATGACGTGCACCTTGCAGCCGTTGCGTGCCAGGCTGTGGATCTTGTCCCAGATGTAGTTGCCGCGGCGACCGTTCCACCAGAACTGCTGGATGTAGATCTGCGTCGGACCGAAGGCGCTCGAGCACTTCACCTTCCGCAGGTCGACCATCAGCGGGTCGCGTTCCTTCCCGACGCCGATCATCGGGAAGATGCGCGTCGTGTACGGGCCGTCCTTGAGCTCGACGAGCCTGCGCCCGGC includes these proteins:
- a CDS encoding YibE/F family protein, encoding MGHGHAHRAPAGVDEAVEVGGPGRTALLVALGMAAVATVVGLVVWWPSGDASEVESAQYAADGVTFPVGEVRDVGEPCPFDEAPPEGCGLVTVEVDGRDVDVQVPPEVINAGLARGDSVELLKTPAADGAESTYSYFATDRDGTLVWLLLLFLVVVLAIARWRGLFALIGLAFGAAVVWWFLLPALLDGASGVGVALTGASAIMFVVLYMTHGLSMRTSTALAGTLVGIAITGLLSVVAVADARLTGISDDAGGVLRAYGDGLDFPSLLGCALVIAGLGVLNDVTITQASAVWELRAASPQASRWEIYAGAMRIGRDHIASTIYTIVFAYVGTALLVLMLLSIYDRSLLELRSTEQLAEEIVRTLVTSIGLVLAVPATTALGVLIVAPTRPGAPPSPGHE
- the eccCa gene encoding type VII secretion protein EccCa; amino-acid sequence: MTVPPDLPSGRIPLEEPPRLPAAEGAGGVAMTAIPMLGSLGSVMLVASLGGGSSEVRVVAAGLFLLTTVAYLGIQLDRQRGQRRRRLTSARRSYLRHLAGVRVAVRDAADGQRRALLWLHPDPAALPAVATEGDRVWERRPDDPAFLQVRYGVAPQPLSAELAAPADLSADDADPAAVSAVRRLLEAHRTIPDLPVTVDLRRHHRIAVVGPHEAARGLARALVCSAATLHVPDHLALAVLAADDALDAWEWVKWLPHAQSAARSDAVGPVRLVSSSPAALTEVLSDLPGTAHLLLLVDGAEPGSPVRGQRGATVIEVGAADDPPAAGTLRIDVPGAGEVRADQCDAATAEAVARRLLPRQVPADAGDAAPAAPAGLPELLGIDGIDAFDPATGWRPRPARDRMRVPVGVGPDPSTGSGTKVYLDLKESAQQGMGPHGLVVGATGSGKSEFLRTLVLGLAMTHPPEQLNLVLVDFKGGATFAGMADLPHVSAVITNLAGELALVDRMHDALAGEMVRRQEVLRSAGNLASMRDHARAREQGADLPPLPSLLVVVDEFSELLAAKPELTELFVAIGRVGRSLGLHLLLASQRLEEGRLRGLESHLSYRVGLRTFSAQESRTVLGVPDAYELPSVPGLGYLKQGPATLTRFQAAYVSGPPVGRAVRRRPDRRGPLVLPFVAREVRAASPAPTTHVADRQDGPSILDLAVARMRGLGPAAHRVWLPPLAEPPRLEQLAPAAAGPLRIAVGIVDRPREQRRDPLVLDLTGAGGHVAVVGGPRSGKSTLLRTILAAAALSGSPRQTQWYVLDLGGGGFGSLAGLPHVSGIAGRKDRDVVRRIVAEVQAIADDRDAGDVDDGRGDVFLCVDGWGTLRAEFDDLEPTLQQLAQRGLGLGIHLVAASARWSDFRAALRDQLGTRLELRLGDPVDSEVDRRVAAAVPTDRPGRGLVPGPLHFLAALPPEDERLVAAARAAWPGQEAAPLRLLPSTVGLDVVRRQAGADVPGLLLGIDEARLAPVALDPGVEPHLLVFGDGRSGKSGLLRTYLHEVVRTRTPAQAQVVLVDYRRSLLGEVPDRQLLHYLTSADQARPALEELASYLRTRLPGPDVTPDQLRGRSWWSGAEVFVVVDDYDLVATPQGSPVAALQPLLAQAADVGLHLVVARRSGGAARALYEPVIQSLRDLAVPGVLLSGSREEGPLVGTVRPTPAAPGRARLVTRDRGTVVLQVAWVPR
- a CDS encoding WXG100 family type VII secretion target; translated protein: MAQPDEFGQGDGTLSHAAGLVTDARTDFTSYSARLDGQIAGVQGRWGGRGAQAFFLLHQAWTEKQRTIVNALDDFAASLTSTEQDNTATDDEIGGSYAQLRSRLG
- a CDS encoding WXG100 family type VII secretion target yields the protein MGTNLDGLRVQHGALDQAASDMFQTVKDIDERMNRLESELEPLRSEWAGHAQLAYVHAKATWDRAIQEMRDLLDESHRTVYQSNAEYQAVDRRGAARFEF
- a CDS encoding EsaB/YukD family protein, translating into MPVADGLLRVTAVAGGRRSDLAVPGGVAVAELLPDLARAVGLLDPAAVYAGYRVHAHGRRLRPDRGLREQGVEDGALLAVAVGADAPAPAVHDDLADATAAAVERQRAWRPAETRRTTLVAGLLAVVVGLIALGWELVPRTTADGSLPGPRLDPGVVAAVVLALVVLAGHALPAAAVALGVARADSVPVDPDRLQAMVARSARVLLIGSAAVGVVATLAVPVVVDGSAGAVLAVDCCVVLLLRARRHRAAAQVAVDVGGGLAGLFAAVVALLARHPEDRSAVAAGVLLLGALNCALTRLPAVPSVLRARLLDVLEVLVLVALAPLLLVATDGLARIPEM